AAGTCATGATTGACTGTATTGAGAAAATCTTGAGAAATAGAGAGACTGGCCTTGTCACAAATTGACAACCGCGAGGCGTCCAGCAAAGCCCAGCGGTTTAACGGCCAACATTAACTGTCTCTTTTCCGACGCCCAGCCTTAACCCACTCAACTAACACCTACATACTCAAGTATTAGCCCTTACCACTTACACCCTAGACAAACAAAACCTACGTAGAAGTGCCAAGCAAGTCATCATCAATCACTATACAACCAAGCCAACGACAGCGGCATTTCAATTAAATATCAGCCATCAACGCTGTTTAATTGATTCGGTTATTACCGCCCGCCTAGAGGCTCACAAGCAATGAGCCAGATGTCCTTTGAACACCGCTCTTTGCGCGCCGAAGCACAATAACGGGCCGCAACCCTTTTGGTGATGACGATGAATAGAAACGATCTTCGCAAAATCGACTTCAGCCTTCTGATCGTTTTCGAAACGCTGATGCACGAACGAAATCTTACCCGCGCTGGTGAGAAATTATTTCTCTGTCAATCGGCAATCAGTGCTTCCTTAAATCGGTTGCGTCAGTTTTTCGATGATCCGCTGTTTATTCGGATGGGTCGAACCATGGAGCCCACGAGCAGAGCATTTGAAATACAACTCACGTTGACTCCGGCGCTGGACAACATGGCGGCAGCGCTGAGCAATGTTAGCGAATTTGATCCAACGACCAGTACCAACGTCTTCAGAATTGGACTTTCCGATGATGTGGAGTACTCCTTGCTGCCAGGCCTGCTTCGCCAACTGCGTATGGAAGCGCCTCAAGTCAGTTTCGTCGTGCGCCGTACCGACCATTCTTTGCTGGCCAGCCAGCTGGCTACGGGCGAGGTGTCACTGGGCGTGTGCCACTCCCGGGAACTCCCCGCCAATGCCAAACGAAAATTTCTGCGCAGCATCCGGCCGACTGTTTTAAGTGCCAACACCCTCACGGGTCTACTGGACCTCAACGAGTACTGTAATCGGCCACATGTCTCTGTTTCGGTCAACGGTGAAGCGTCCGATTACATTGACCGGGCGTTGGGATCTCTGGGGCGGCAACGCCAGATTATCCTGGCAGTTCCGCAATACAGTGCGCTTAAAACACTGCTTGAGGACACGCAGATGTTGGCCGTCGTACCCGATTACGTGGCCAAGGCCATGATTCGACAAGGTGGTTTACGCGCGGACCCCGTTCCGATGAGTCTCCCGACTCTCGATCTATCCATGTCATGGAGCGCCACATTGGACAACGATCCAGGCGAGCGTTGGTTACGCTCGAGAATTACTGATTATTTAAGTGAAAAAAGTGGAACCTTGATCGAAATTAGTGCAAAAAAAGAAGCGGCTTAAGATTTCAGTTAATAATTAAGACCCACCAAGGCTAATTATTTCAATAATTGGCAGGGAAAATCACGACCTCCCTTAAACAATACGCAGGCAGCACAAAAGTTCAACAGTATTAGATTCATCCTATCTAACAGATAAATCGTTACTCCCTCTTATTCTTGGACGATGTTTAGCAAGACTTATAACATTGGTCATCGCAATCTCACACAGAGGCTTAACGCCGGTACTTGCACATGAAAGCACTCATCGAAGGCTTCATAAAGTTTCAAAAAGAAGTTTTCCCGCAGAGAACGGATCTTTTCAAATATCTCGCCACCACTCAAAATCCAGAAACGTTATTTATCACGTGCTCCGACAGTAGAGTCATTCCGGAACTGCTCACACAGCAAGAACCCGGAGAGCTGTTCGTTATACGCAACGCTGGAAACATAGTTCCCTCCTATGGGCCGCAGCCGGGGGGTGTCACCGCCTCTGTCGAGTATGCCGTTGCGGTACTCGGGGTCCGTGACATCGTCATTTGCGGTCACTCGGATTGCGGAGCAATGACGGCGGTTTCCAGTGGCAGATCATTGAATCATTTACCGGCAGTGGCAGCCTGGATGAGCTATGCAGAGTCCGCAAAAGTTATGAACGCGACCCGTACCCACGCATCCGATAAAGAACGTGTCAGCTCGATGGTTCGGGAAAATGTTATCGCTCAGCTCTCCAACCTGAAAACCCACCCCAGCGTCAGATTGGCTTTGGAACAGAAAAAACTGAATCTGCATGGTTGGGTGTACGACATCGAAACAGGGTCCATCGTCGCGCTCGATGGCAGAACCAACACATTCGTTCCATTGGCGGAGTTCCCGGAAACTACGGCATAGGACTAACCTGTTGCCTAAGCACATTGCCTGCTCGACCACGATGTCCCCACACATTCGGAGTGAAAATCATGGCTGAATCTGAAACCCGTCCCCCACTGCCCCCTTTCGATCGCGAATCGGCGATTCTTAAAGTCCGGCTTGCAGAAGATGGCTGGAACTCCCGCGATGCAGAAAAAGTTTCACTGGCTTACACCACTGATACCCAGTGGCGAAATCGAGTCGACTTCGCAGTAAACAGGTCTGAAGCCGCAGCATTCCTCACCCGAAAATGGAACAAAGAGCTGGACTATCGACTGATCAAAGAGTTGTGGGCATTTACCGATAACCGCATCGCGGTACGTTACGCCTACGAATGGCACGATGACTCCGGTCATTGGTATCGCTCATACGGAAACGAGAATTGGGAGTTTGCTGAAAACGGACTGATGGCTCATCGGTTTGCCTGCGTCAATGACATGCCAATCAAAGAATCGGAGCGAAAATTTCGTTGGCCGTTAGGCCGTCGCCCTGACGATCATCCAGGTCTTTCTGATTTAGGCCTGTAACCATTGGCGTTCGACAGACGATGTAGCGAAACGTGGTTTGGAGAGTAGTGCGCTCTTCACACGAAAATTTGTAAGTGTCAAAGGCAGACGACTGCAGGCCGTTACTCCCTAAAAAA
This DNA window, taken from Pseudomonas fluorescens NCIMB 11764, encodes the following:
- a CDS encoding LysR substrate-binding domain-containing protein, which translates into the protein MNRNDLRKIDFSLLIVFETLMHERNLTRAGEKLFLCQSAISASLNRLRQFFDDPLFIRMGRTMEPTSRAFEIQLTLTPALDNMAAALSNVSEFDPTTSTNVFRIGLSDDVEYSLLPGLLRQLRMEAPQVSFVVRRTDHSLLASQLATGEVSLGVCHSRELPANAKRKFLRSIRPTVLSANTLTGLLDLNEYCNRPHVSVSVNGEASDYIDRALGSLGRQRQIILAVPQYSALKTLLEDTQMLAVVPDYVAKAMIRQGGLRADPVPMSLPTLDLSMSWSATLDNDPGERWLRSRITDYLSEKSGTLIEISAKKEAA
- a CDS encoding carbonic anhydrase, with the protein product MKALIEGFIKFQKEVFPQRTDLFKYLATTQNPETLFITCSDSRVIPELLTQQEPGELFVIRNAGNIVPSYGPQPGGVTASVEYAVAVLGVRDIVICGHSDCGAMTAVSSGRSLNHLPAVAAWMSYAESAKVMNATRTHASDKERVSSMVRENVIAQLSNLKTHPSVRLALEQKKLNLHGWVYDIETGSIVALDGRTNTFVPLAEFPETTA
- a CDS encoding DUF1348 family protein — its product is MAESETRPPLPPFDRESAILKVRLAEDGWNSRDAEKVSLAYTTDTQWRNRVDFAVNRSEAAAFLTRKWNKELDYRLIKELWAFTDNRIAVRYAYEWHDDSGHWYRSYGNENWEFAENGLMAHRFACVNDMPIKESERKFRWPLGRRPDDHPGLSDLGL